The Leptodactylus fuscus isolate aLepFus1 chromosome 1, aLepFus1.hap2, whole genome shotgun sequence nucleotide sequence TACCCCTCATGATTCGGGTCTCgctctgtttctcctccatcgcTACTAGTCTCCAGTGTGCACGTATACCGTTCTATGCTTCGATTTTTGGTCCCCATGACTTGGGACTGCATTCCGCAATTCTTGAAGCGAGTGGagactcctcctctctccctctggattctgAAGGTCAATAAACTTATGAGCATGGAGAACCTCACTTCTTTCCTGCATGACACTgttaaaatcttcaataaaacctGGTACTACTGGTTGGAGTTCCAACATACTGAAGAGTCACAGACACTTCTTGGGACTAGACCGTGGCACAGTGATTCTTACAGATATGGATTCATTACCTGTCTGTATCCCTCTCGTATGCCTTTGCCTCGTGAGACATAGAGATGTCCTGCTCCTACTGTTAGAAGGCTTGGACTATACGAACTTCTGGGCCTTAGCCgagactttttattattatttcagccccctccccacccctttccattaccttttttttttttctccttctctcctccttcaGTTGTTTATCGTCTTACTCACTAAGATATTCATTctacttccttcctctctctcttctccttcttTACTCTATGCTCTTCTCTGTCCCTCTTCCCCCTTTTCCCTTCTTCTCCCTGAAGCTGCCGCTCGAGGTTCTTGCTCCTGTTGTTACCTGGATACTATGCTGTACTTGGGATGACTTTTGTACCGTCCCGTTTCATCCTTGTTCTTTTAATTTTGTTGAAATTCAAaactgtgaataaaaaaaaatgaataaaagtagAGGCCACAAAATACCTCTTGTCACCCCAGGCCTGCCAGGAATAAAGGACTGTCACAAACATGCAGATGTAATTCCAATTcaaatattttattcatattGTCAATTAGACAAAAGAACCTGAGGTGAATTCTCTAAGATTTAAGATATGAATTGGGGGTAAAACAATCAggaaagaaaaatgtttttttttctgtgtgttcaTAGATGTGCAGTTGGAGATGACTTTTGGTTAATCttacttctcatgtgtatattaaaatggcttctctcctgtgtgagttcttagatgtctaacaagatttgatttccgaccaaaacatttcccacattctgaacatgaatatggcttctcccctgtgtgagttctttgatgtttaacaagacttgatttctgaccaaaacatttcccacattctgggcatgaaaatggcttctctcctgtgtgagttctttgatgtttaaaaagatctgatttagagataaaacatttcccacattctcggcatgaaaatggcttctcccctgtgtgagttctttgatgtttaacaagttctgatttagcggtaaaacatttcccacattctgaacatgaaaatggcttctcccctgtgtgagttctttgatgtttaacaagatttgatttctgaccaaaacatttcccacattctgggcatgaaactgTTTtcacccctgtgtgagttctttgatgttccacaagatttgatttctgaccaaaacatttcccacattccatgcatgaaaatggcttctcccctgtgtgagttctttgatgtgccACAAGAATTGATTtgaaagtaaaacatttcccacattctatgcatgaaaatggcttctcccctgtgtgagttctttgatgttccaCAAGACTTGATTTAGAagtaaaacctttcccacattctgtgcatgaaaatggcttctcccctgtgtgagttctttgatgtttaacaagatatgatttagagataaaacatctcccacattctgaacatgaaaatggcttctcccctgtgtgagttctttgatgtgccacaagatttgatttagaagcaaaacatttcccacattctgcgcaTGAAactggcttctcccctgtgtgagttttctGATGTGTAAAAAGACTTGATTTagcagtaaaacatttcccacattcagggcatgaaaatggcttctcccctgtgtgagttctttgatgttccaCAAGACTTGATTtagaagtaaaacatttcccacattctgaacatgaaaatggcttctcccctgtgtgagttctttgatgttcaacaagatgtgatttagagttaaaacatttcccacattctgaacaagaaaatggcttctcccctgtgtgagttctttgatgtacaacaagatttgatttagagataaaacatttcccacattctgaacatgaatatggcttctcccctgtgtgagttctctgatgtataacacctCTTCTCtgtcttttattttgcttaacagaTTGTGATGAATTAGAAGAGAGATCTTTCTTCTGAGGGGCTGAGGGTaaatctggggtaatgacatgttcttcatatggatcttgtgtgataccgtgatcctctgctttataatctgtagatgtcagatgtccctctgagctcctggtacagtcatctgacaagaaaaaAACTGATGATACTATTATCAAATAACATAACTTTATAAGTATATTTCTCACTGAGCAAACGACAGTAAATCGGCCTATTTCATTTGtatttactgtgctgtgactgatgTCAGTGACAGTCTCAATGGCAGATATCACCGCTGCTCTAGGTTACGGTAGAGGTGCTGGTAGTGGATGAAATAAGCGGGCCCACCCAGTCACAGCACTAAGGGAAAGGGGTGGTGGCACTTACACTGATGAGCAGAAGGGTAACACTGTttagaacttgtgactttcaaACTCCATATCTCACCGCCACTACAGCTcggaacgtgagactaccatcatcttatagacaatcatcttggccatCTCATACAGAAAttagacttgcaactatttagcatatgattagttatgcagattattCTCATTAAACTTCCCTGTTACCATTTTGTtcataaaaatctaaattttaattattttggaaatccacctttggctttcagcactgcctgaatccttatgGACATGCTCTGGATCAGATTCAAGTTT carries:
- the LOC142218263 gene encoding uncharacterized protein LOC142218263 is translated as MTSSICRDLKKWFNDSKAEVLNWPSQSPDFKSNFQSNTYDCTRSSEGHLTSTDYKAEDHGITQDPYEEHVITPDLPSAPQKKDLSSNSSQSVKQNKRQRRGVIHQRTHTGEKPYSCSECGKCFISKSNLVVHQRTHTGEKPFSCSECGKCFNSKSHLVEHQRTHTGEKPFSCSECGKCFTSKSSLVEHQRTHTGEKPFSCPECGKCFTAKSSLFTHQKTHTGEKPVSCAECGKCFASKSNLVAHQRTHTGEKPFSCSECGRCFISKSYLVKHQRTHTGEKPFSCTECGKGFTSKSSLVEHQRTHTGEKPFSCIECGKCFTFKSILVAHQRTHTGEKPFSCMECGKCFGQKSNLVEHQRTHTGVKTVSCPECGKCFGQKSNLVKHQRTHTGEKPFSCSECGKCFTAKSELVKHQRTHTGEKPFSCRECGKCFISKSDLFKHQRTHTGEKPFSCPECGKCFGQKSSLVKHQRTHTGEKPYSCSECGKCFGRKSNLVRHLRTHTGEKPF